One segment of Desulfosudis oleivorans Hxd3 DNA contains the following:
- a CDS encoding glycosyltransferase family 4 protein, which yields MIDGRIKIFVTGTRGIPDISGGVEKHCQELYPLIAAQGHDVFVATRKSYVNDPGVTAWGGVWLIHLYAPRKKSLEAAVHTFLAVLKARQVNPDILHVHAVGPCLMVPLARLLGMRVVMTHHGPDYERQKWNKPAKLVLRLGEWLGGCFANEVIVISRIIETLVQKKCRRPCHVIYNGVRLPEKTEKTDYLETIGVSPGRYILAVARFVPEKGLDLLVKAFKEIRGDFKLVIAGDADHETTYSRNLKEEMAGDDRIVSTGYITGEALNQVYSHAGLFVLPSFHEGLPIALLEAMSYGLPVLVSDIPANREVDLPEERFFRCGDAPDLKKKIEALWDKDLTVDEKNHFRNLLAKQYNWDKIARQTIEVYERVLSG from the coding sequence ATGATCGATGGCAGAATAAAAATTTTTGTAACAGGCACACGCGGAATTCCGGACATATCGGGGGGTGTTGAAAAACATTGCCAGGAGCTGTATCCCCTGATTGCCGCGCAGGGCCACGATGTGTTTGTGGCCACGCGCAAAAGCTATGTGAACGATCCCGGCGTTACGGCGTGGGGCGGGGTTTGGCTGATACATCTCTATGCGCCCCGCAAAAAGAGCCTGGAAGCGGCTGTGCATACCTTTCTGGCGGTTTTAAAGGCGCGGCAGGTAAATCCGGATATTCTGCATGTGCATGCCGTGGGGCCTTGCCTGATGGTGCCCTTGGCCCGCCTGCTTGGCATGCGGGTGGTGATGACCCACCACGGCCCGGATTATGAACGGCAGAAATGGAATAAACCGGCTAAGTTGGTGTTGCGCCTGGGGGAATGGCTGGGCGGGTGTTTTGCAAATGAAGTGATTGTCATATCCCGAATCATTGAAACCCTTGTTCAAAAAAAATGCCGCCGGCCCTGCCATGTGATTTACAACGGTGTTCGGCTGCCGGAAAAAACGGAAAAGACCGATTACCTTGAAACCATCGGCGTTTCGCCGGGGCGCTATATTCTTGCTGTGGCCCGGTTTGTGCCGGAAAAAGGATTGGACCTGCTGGTAAAGGCGTTTAAAGAGATTAGGGGAGATTTCAAGCTGGTGATTGCCGGAGACGCCGACCATGAAACCACCTACAGCCGGAACCTGAAAGAAGAGATGGCCGGGGATGACCGGATTGTGAGCACCGGCTACATTACCGGGGAAGCGTTAAACCAGGTCTATTCCCACGCCGGGCTGTTTGTGTTGCCATCGTTTCATGAAGGGCTGCCCATTGCCCTGCTGGAGGCCATGAGTTACGGCCTGCCGGTGCTGGTATCGGATATTCCGGCCAACCGTGAGGTGGACCTGCCTGAGGAACGATTTTTTCGGTGTGGGGATGCGCCGGACCTGAAAAAAAAGATCGAAGCCCTTTGGGATAAAGATCTGACGGTTGATGAAAAGAATCATTTCAGAAACCTGCTTGCGAAACAATACAACTGGGATAAAATTGCCAGGCAGACGATTGAAGTGTATGAAAGAGTTCTAAGCGGATAG
- a CDS encoding IS110 family transposase, with protein MDDTIYNHYIAIDWAASNMAIARMTKKSNKITVIDVPSDIEELKLYLDRLKGTKVLTLEETTTSQWLYTELKEKVDKIVVCDPHRNKLLNDGPKNDKIDASKLVQLLRAGLLKEIFHTNDNFLLLRRLVSGYEDLVKAGVRLKNQRYSLLKACGNQEVVGENAFVLGCLNRQIGLYEEEKSAYEKEFLRLAKKYPAIRHQKSLPGIGDINAVKVVARVVSPFRFADKGHYCSYAGLIKHEKISGKKSYGKRTPRYCRQLKDVYKTGVSAAIGGNNPINDYYEYLVAGGEPEYDARHKACRRLATLSLGVFKSGEKYQPYKRSRQTDNVTVK; from the coding sequence ATGGACGATACCATTTACAACCATTACATTGCAATAGACTGGGCAGCCAGCAATATGGCCATTGCGCGAATGACGAAAAAATCAAACAAAATAACTGTGATCGACGTACCATCGGACATTGAGGAATTGAAGCTTTATTTAGACCGGTTAAAGGGGACCAAGGTTCTGACCTTGGAGGAGACGACGACTTCTCAATGGTTGTACACGGAACTGAAGGAGAAGGTGGATAAGATCGTAGTGTGTGATCCTCACAGAAATAAGTTGTTAAACGATGGTCCTAAAAACGACAAAATTGATGCGTCAAAGTTGGTGCAATTATTGAGGGCCGGCCTCCTGAAGGAGATTTTTCATACCAACGATAATTTTTTACTTCTTCGCCGTCTCGTCAGCGGTTATGAAGATTTGGTTAAAGCGGGGGTGCGATTGAAAAATCAGCGGTACTCGTTGCTCAAAGCCTGCGGCAATCAGGAAGTTGTTGGTGAAAATGCTTTTGTGTTGGGCTGTTTAAACCGGCAGATTGGGCTTTATGAGGAAGAAAAGTCCGCTTATGAAAAAGAGTTTTTGCGTCTGGCCAAAAAATACCCGGCGATAAGGCACCAGAAGAGTTTACCGGGGATTGGGGATATTAATGCCGTCAAGGTTGTAGCACGTGTAGTATCGCCATTCCGGTTTGCGGACAAGGGGCACTACTGTAGCTACGCGGGTCTGATCAAGCATGAGAAGATAAGCGGGAAAAAGAGTTATGGTAAACGCACGCCTCGATATTGTCGTCAATTAAAAGATGTGTATAAGACCGGTGTAAGTGCGGCCATTGGCGGGAATAATCCGATTAATGATTATTATGAATATTTGGTAGCTGGGGGCGAACCCGAATATGACGCCCGACACAAAGCCTGTCGCAGGTTAGCGACGTTAAGCTTGGGGGTTTTTAAAAGCGGGGAAAAATATCAGCCTTATAAAAGGAGTCGCCAAACAGATAACGTGACCGTGAAATAA
- a CDS encoding sugar transferase encodes MLRENNQILQRIHQGWDLGLTVAAFISAYGIKQYLLPEPWRGLSREPNYYTLLLLCIIIWYVVFRFSGIYRPYRRRPFSSIFLNVLRSVAVCVMLMVVMLFLIKEQTVSRIFLGLFVGLDVTLLVGSKWLLYTLLQNLRKRGYNFRNVLIVGRGQRAEEISRSIEQQRGAGFRVMGCLSAGEGVDDEGGVKPDNGEQKRPGGDGGGGPEDGEIGLGHAGGVCVPVIGDIADIERLLTEHVVDELVFAEPLRNIPNAGEYIHTAEQMGVLVHIMPEWGLRRLGLTPRMGTLQIEALFGLPTLVLNTTPDHNPFIELKNIFDFIASGLGLLACALPFGIIAIAIRLSSSGPVFYKQERVGQNGRRFTLYKFRTMIDGADQIQTDLLDKNESDGPVFKIRNDPRVTPWVGAFLRKTSLDELPQLINVFVGHMSLVGPRPPLPEEIVKYGKDQRRRLSMKPGITCLWQITPRRNDLSFKEWIKLDLEYIDNWSLWLDFKILAKTAWVVVTGQGR; translated from the coding sequence ATGCTGAGAGAAAACAATCAGATATTGCAACGAATTCATCAAGGCTGGGACCTGGGATTGACGGTAGCGGCGTTTATCTCAGCCTATGGTATCAAGCAGTATCTGCTGCCTGAACCCTGGAGAGGGTTAAGTAGGGAACCCAACTATTACACCCTGCTGCTGCTGTGCATCATTATCTGGTATGTGGTGTTCCGGTTCTCCGGTATTTATCGTCCCTATCGCAGACGGCCTTTTTCTTCAATTTTTCTAAATGTGTTACGAAGTGTGGCTGTTTGCGTGATGCTGATGGTGGTGATGCTGTTTCTCATAAAAGAGCAGACCGTCAGCCGGATTTTTCTGGGCCTGTTTGTGGGGCTGGACGTGACCCTGCTGGTGGGCAGCAAGTGGTTGCTTTACACTCTTTTGCAAAACCTGCGTAAACGCGGATACAACTTCCGCAACGTTCTGATTGTGGGACGCGGACAAAGAGCCGAAGAAATTTCCCGGTCTATTGAGCAACAGCGAGGGGCCGGCTTCCGGGTGATGGGGTGTTTGTCGGCTGGCGAAGGGGTGGATGACGAGGGAGGCGTCAAGCCGGATAATGGTGAACAAAAGAGGCCGGGGGGTGACGGGGGTGGAGGGCCGGAAGATGGCGAGATAGGGCTGGGTCATGCCGGCGGTGTGTGTGTGCCTGTTATCGGCGATATTGCGGATATCGAGCGGCTTTTGACCGAACATGTGGTGGATGAACTGGTGTTTGCCGAACCCCTGCGAAACATCCCAAACGCAGGCGAATATATCCACACGGCCGAACAGATGGGTGTTTTGGTGCATATTATGCCGGAATGGGGGTTGCGACGCCTGGGACTTACACCACGGATGGGAACCCTGCAAATAGAGGCACTTTTCGGCCTGCCCACACTGGTCCTGAACACCACGCCGGATCATAATCCGTTTATCGAATTGAAAAATATATTCGACTTTATTGCCTCGGGCCTGGGCCTGCTGGCATGCGCCCTGCCCTTTGGAATAATTGCCATTGCCATCAGGCTCTCTTCTTCCGGCCCGGTATTTTATAAACAGGAACGGGTGGGCCAGAACGGCCGGCGGTTTACGCTGTATAAATTTCGCACCATGATAGACGGCGCGGACCAAATACAAACAGATCTGCTGGACAAAAACGAAAGCGACGGGCCGGTATTCAAGATACGCAACGATCCACGGGTAACACCATGGGTGGGCGCCTTTTTACGAAAGACCTCGCTGGACGAGTTGCCGCAGTTGATTAATGTGTTTGTGGGGCACATGAGCCTGGTGGGGCCCCGCCCGCCCCTGCCGGAAGAGATAGTAAAGTACGGCAAAGATCAGCGGCGGCGGCTGTCCATGAAGCCGGGCATTACCTGCCTGTGGCAGATAACGCCGCGGCGGAATGACTTGAGCTTTAAAGAGTGGATAAAGCTGGACCTGGAGTATATTGACAACTGGTCGCTGTGGCTGGATTTTAAAATCCTGGCAAAGACGGCCTGGGTGGTGGTCACCGGGCAGGGGCGGTGA
- a CDS encoding FitA-like ribbon-helix-helix domain-containing protein, whose protein sequence is MNTVTIRGLDPDLLEKLKRTAAKQEKSLNQFTLDILRQSMGCSKGKKYSREYDDLDHLFGRWSADEFKKIQGAIDRARHIDEELWK, encoded by the coding sequence ATGAATACAGTTACCATCAGGGGGCTTGATCCGGACTTGCTGGAAAAGCTGAAAAGAACAGCAGCAAAACAGGAAAAAAGTCTCAACCAGTTTACCCTGGACATTCTCCGGCAGAGCATGGGTTGCAGTAAAGGGAAGAAATATTCCCGGGAGTATGACGACCTGGATCACCTGTTTGGCCGCTGGAGTGCTGATGAATTCAAGAAAATTCAGGGCGCAATAGACAGGGCCAGGCACATTGACGAGGAACTCTGGAAATGA
- a CDS encoding type II toxin-antitoxin system VapC family toxin yields MRKVLIDTNIYSLAMKGDPPTVQVLKKIDQIGFSAVSIGELFSGFKAGNRESENREELNIFLDSPRVVIHALDEETADFYATILNNLKKAGTPIPTNDIWLAAVAFQHGYKLYSRDRHFKLIPGLARIDTQP; encoded by the coding sequence ATGAGAAAGGTGCTGATTGATACAAATATTTATTCATTGGCCATGAAAGGGGACCCGCCCACCGTTCAGGTTTTAAAAAAAATTGATCAAATCGGCTTTTCAGCGGTGAGCATTGGAGAGCTTTTTTCCGGTTTTAAGGCCGGAAACCGTGAATCTGAAAACAGAGAAGAACTGAATATATTTCTCGATTCTCCAAGGGTGGTGATTCATGCCCTGGACGAAGAAACAGCCGATTTCTATGCCACCATACTGAATAATTTAAAAAAAGCCGGCACACCCATTCCCACCAATGATATCTGGCTTGCTGCTGTTGCCTTTCAGCACGGATACAAACTGTATTCCAGAGACAGGCATTTCAAACTTATTCCCGGGCTGGCCCGAATCGATACCCAACCCTGA
- a CDS encoding ATP-binding protein yields MIQRKLKLPPAGTETFFLWGPRQTGKSTLLKTLYPKAVWIDLLKAEEFRRYLNNPEFLRQELPLKGKMPFVVIDEVQKLPELLDEVHWLFENRNVHFALCGSSARKVKRGAANLLGGRAIRYELFGLSAAELGSDFDLTRVLNHGYLPRIYLAKQPERLLNAYVANYLKDEIAAEGLVRNLPVFSDFLNMAALSDTEPVNFSTIARDCGVSSQTIRAYFQILEDTLLGRWLPSFRKRPKRRVAASAKFYFSDVGIVNVLAKRGKLEIGSELFGKAFENWCFHELNAYNMYNEVSAAFHYWRLAGGTEVDFIINNMDVAIEAKASRKITNNHLKGLRSLKEDHSVVKRRVVVCCENKPRTTSDGIEILPAEKFLQFLWQGKLF; encoded by the coding sequence ATGATACAACGCAAGCTGAAATTACCACCGGCGGGGACGGAAACCTTTTTTTTGTGGGGCCCCCGCCAAACCGGAAAATCGACCCTCCTGAAAACGTTATATCCAAAGGCAGTCTGGATTGATTTGTTAAAGGCCGAAGAATTTCGTCGTTATCTCAACAACCCGGAATTTCTCCGGCAGGAATTGCCGCTAAAGGGCAAAATGCCCTTTGTTGTTATTGACGAGGTGCAGAAACTCCCCGAGCTGCTGGATGAAGTCCATTGGCTTTTCGAAAATCGAAACGTGCATTTTGCCTTATGCGGCTCAAGTGCCAGAAAGGTCAAGCGCGGTGCCGCCAACCTTCTGGGCGGCCGGGCCATACGCTATGAGCTGTTTGGTTTAAGCGCGGCAGAACTCGGCTCTGATTTTGATCTTACCCGAGTGCTGAACCATGGGTACCTGCCACGGATATATCTCGCCAAACAGCCGGAGCGGTTGCTCAATGCCTATGTGGCCAATTATTTGAAAGACGAGATCGCCGCCGAAGGGCTGGTGCGTAATTTGCCCGTATTTTCCGACTTTCTTAATATGGCGGCACTGTCAGACACCGAGCCGGTTAATTTTTCGACTATTGCCCGCGATTGCGGCGTTTCCAGCCAGACCATCAGGGCGTATTTTCAAATTTTAGAAGATACATTGCTGGGCCGGTGGCTGCCAAGCTTTCGAAAACGCCCGAAAAGACGGGTGGCGGCCTCGGCAAAATTTTATTTTTCCGATGTGGGGATCGTCAATGTTCTTGCCAAACGCGGCAAACTTGAAATCGGATCGGAGTTGTTCGGCAAGGCGTTTGAGAACTGGTGCTTTCATGAGCTCAACGCGTATAACATGTATAATGAAGTATCGGCCGCGTTTCATTACTGGCGCCTCGCCGGTGGAACGGAAGTCGATTTTATCATCAATAATATGGACGTCGCCATTGAGGCCAAGGCTTCCAGGAAAATAACAAATAATCATCTGAAAGGACTTAGAAGCCTGAAGGAGGATCATTCTGTTGTTAAACGAAGAGTAGTGGTGTGCTGCGAAAATAAGCCACGAACCACCAGCGACGGCATAGAAATACTTCCCGCAGAAAAGTTTCTGCAATTCTTGTGGCAGGGAAAACTATTCTGA
- a CDS encoding DUF433 domain-containing protein, producing MGTRFDRITIRPEVLNGRPCIRDLRLTVQRVLETVALYPEWEALKAEYPELEKEDVRQALEFAARNLDSQIFSTEAA from the coding sequence ATGGGTACCAGGTTTGATCGCATAACAATTAGACCCGAGGTTTTGAACGGCCGGCCGTGCATACGGGACCTTCGTTTGACCGTTCAAAGAGTGCTGGAAACCGTTGCCCTATATCCGGAATGGGAAGCGCTGAAGGCGGAATACCCTGAACTGGAAAAAGAGGACGTTCGCCAGGCACTTGAGTTTGCTGCCAGAAATCTGGACAGCCAGATTTTTTCAACGGAGGCGGCTTGA
- a CDS encoding DUF5615 family PIN-like protein, whose product MNRILMDQGLPRGAVRNLSEEGWDVVHTGGIGLSRASDREIINYARQENRIIITLDADFHAILAVENAQTPSVVRIRQEGLKADKLADLIKKIWPRIQAQLETGALVTVTEQSIRVRNIPLMDPD is encoded by the coding sequence TTGAACCGGATATTAATGGACCAGGGGCTGCCTCGCGGTGCGGTAAGAAACCTGTCCGAGGAAGGGTGGGATGTTGTCCATACAGGTGGTATCGGTCTCAGCCGGGCAAGTGATAGAGAGATTATCAACTATGCCCGGCAGGAAAACAGGATAATTATTACGCTGGATGCAGACTTCCACGCGATTCTTGCGGTTGAAAATGCACAAACACCCTCAGTCGTAAGAATTCGGCAGGAAGGACTTAAAGCGGATAAACTGGCCGACCTGATAAAAAAAATCTGGCCCCGCATCCAGGCTCAACTGGAAACCGGCGCATTGGTTACCGTAACAGAACAATCGATAAGGGTAAGAAACATCCCGCTGATGGACCCAGATTAA
- a CDS encoding nucleotide sugar dehydrogenase yields MEPAIHSKSALLEKIENKTARIGIIGLGYVGLPLALRFLEAGYPVLGLDIDKRKTAMLMAGESYISHISAGPIGQAAQKGRFEAVTDFSKAGEADALILCVPTPLNSHREPDLSYVISSVETILPHLHAGQVVSLESTTYPGTTDEEIRPRIEKTGLVPGRDIFLVYSPEREDPGNPNFHTRSIPKVCGGSTPDCLEAGLALYKQVIDQVVPVSSTQTAEAVKLMENIFRSVNIALVNELKVAFMKMGIDIFEVIRAASTKPFGYMPFYPGPGLGGHCIPIDPFYLTWKAREYDVATRFIELAGEINTAMPYFVVQRAADVLNEHSKSIKGARILLLGLAYKANVDDDRESPTYRIMDLLEQKGAHVDYNDPYVPEIRPTRQYSRYLGRKSKDISGDYDLIILCTAHNQYKTINPDALKVPILDTRGFFSDTFENIYRG; encoded by the coding sequence ATGGAGCCTGCTATTCACTCAAAATCGGCACTTCTTGAAAAAATTGAAAACAAAACGGCCCGCATTGGCATTATCGGGTTAGGTTATGTGGGCCTGCCCCTGGCCCTGCGCTTTCTGGAGGCAGGGTACCCGGTCCTGGGCCTGGACATCGACAAGCGTAAAACCGCCATGCTCATGGCCGGGGAAAGCTATATCAGCCATATTTCCGCCGGCCCCATTGGCCAGGCCGCGCAAAAAGGCCGTTTCGAAGCGGTAACCGACTTCTCAAAAGCCGGCGAAGCCGACGCATTAATCCTGTGCGTTCCAACCCCCCTGAACAGCCACCGGGAGCCGGACCTCTCTTACGTTATCTCATCGGTTGAAACCATTCTGCCCCATCTCCATGCAGGCCAGGTCGTCAGCTTAGAGTCCACGACATACCCGGGCACAACCGACGAGGAGATTCGCCCCCGCATAGAAAAAACCGGCCTTGTTCCAGGCCGGGATATTTTTCTTGTTTATTCACCGGAACGTGAAGACCCGGGCAACCCGAACTTCCACACCCGGTCCATCCCCAAAGTCTGCGGCGGCAGCACACCGGATTGCCTGGAGGCCGGACTGGCCCTTTACAAACAGGTTATCGACCAGGTCGTGCCTGTCTCCTCCACGCAAACCGCCGAAGCCGTAAAACTCATGGAAAACATCTTTCGAAGCGTGAACATCGCCCTGGTCAATGAACTGAAAGTGGCCTTCATGAAAATGGGCATTGATATTTTTGAGGTCATCCGGGCCGCATCCACCAAGCCTTTCGGCTACATGCCGTTCTACCCCGGCCCCGGCCTTGGCGGCCACTGCATCCCCATTGATCCGTTTTATCTCACCTGGAAGGCCCGCGAATATGATGTTGCCACCCGGTTCATCGAACTGGCCGGAGAAATCAACACCGCCATGCCCTATTTTGTTGTACAGCGTGCCGCGGATGTGTTGAACGAACACAGCAAATCAATAAAAGGCGCCCGCATCCTCCTTCTGGGCCTGGCATACAAGGCCAACGTGGATGACGACCGGGAATCTCCCACCTACCGCATCATGGACCTGCTGGAACAAAAAGGCGCCCATGTGGATTACAACGACCCCTATGTCCCGGAGATTCGACCAACCCGTCAATATTCCCGTTATCTGGGCCGCAAATCAAAAGATATCTCCGGCGATTACGACCTGATTATTTTGTGCACGGCCCACAACCAGTATAAAACCATTAATCCTGACGCCTTAAAGGTCCCAATTCTGGACACTCGCGGGTTTTTTTCAGACACATTCGAAAACATCTACCGTGGATAA
- a CDS encoding Gfo/Idh/MocA family oxidoreductase: MKKFALIGAAGYVAPRHMKAIKETGNILTAALDPNDSVGIIDSYFPDTNFFTEFERFDRHVDKQRRKGETIDYVSICSPNYLHDAHIRFALRNNAHAICEKPLVLNPWNIDALEEIEAEMSSKVYNILQLRLHPALIELKDQVQNIQHPDTKHEIDLTYITSRGNWYFTSWKGDSSKSGGIASNIGIHFFDMLIWIFGKIQMNVVHLLEHDKSAGYLELENARVRWFLSIDETTLPPDIQAAGQRTYRSITVDGKEIEFSGGFTDLHTLSYQDILDGNGFGLAHARPSIETVYTIRNARPDLNMGEQHPFIQK, from the coding sequence ATGAAAAAATTCGCACTTATCGGAGCCGCCGGTTATGTAGCCCCCCGGCACATGAAAGCCATCAAAGAAACCGGAAACATTCTTACCGCCGCACTGGACCCCAACGACAGCGTCGGAATCATTGACAGCTATTTTCCCGACACCAATTTTTTTACCGAGTTTGAGCGGTTTGACCGGCATGTAGACAAGCAACGCAGAAAAGGGGAGACAATCGACTATGTCAGCATCTGCTCTCCCAATTACCTGCATGATGCCCATATCCGGTTTGCCCTGCGCAACAACGCCCATGCCATCTGTGAAAAACCTCTTGTGCTGAACCCCTGGAACATCGATGCTCTGGAAGAGATAGAGGCTGAAATGTCCTCAAAAGTGTATAACATCCTTCAGCTCCGGCTGCATCCGGCCCTAATCGAATTGAAGGATCAGGTTCAGAACATTCAGCATCCAGACACCAAACATGAGATCGACCTGACCTATATCACCTCCCGGGGGAACTGGTATTTCACCTCATGGAAAGGTGATTCCTCCAAATCCGGCGGCATTGCGTCCAATATCGGGATTCATTTTTTTGATATGCTTATCTGGATTTTCGGCAAGATTCAGATGAATGTGGTGCATCTGCTGGAACATGACAAATCCGCCGGGTATCTGGAGCTTGAAAATGCAAGGGTCAGATGGTTTCTCAGCATTGATGAAACCACGCTGCCCCCTGACATTCAGGCGGCCGGCCAGCGCACCTACCGGTCTATCACTGTGGACGGCAAAGAGATCGAATTCAGCGGCGGATTCACCGACCTGCACACCCTGAGCTACCAGGACATCCTGGACGGTAACGGATTCGGTCTTGCCCACGCCCGGCCCAGCATCGAGACCGTCTATACCATTCGCAATGCCCGGCCGGACCTGAACATGGGCGAACAGCACCCGTTTATTCAGAAGTAA
- a CDS encoding acyltransferase — MSDEFFVHESSYVDDGAAIGDGTRVWHFCHIMAGTRIGTNCNIGQNVVIGPDVVIGNQCKIQNNVSVYKGVTLEDGVFCGPSMVFTNIYNPRAEIRKMDQVRPTLVKHGATLGANCTIVCGITIGKYAFIGAGAVVNKDVLDHALVVGNPARQIGWVCLCGERLTAGLTCPTCNSEYRETGHGLEKK; from the coding sequence ATGTCAGACGAATTTTTTGTCCATGAATCCAGCTATGTGGATGACGGGGCCGCCATCGGCGACGGCACCCGCGTCTGGCATTTCTGCCACATCATGGCCGGTACCCGCATCGGTACTAATTGTAATATCGGTCAGAACGTGGTCATCGGCCCGGATGTCGTCATCGGCAACCAGTGCAAAATCCAGAACAATGTTTCCGTATACAAGGGTGTAACCCTGGAAGATGGTGTCTTCTGCGGGCCGTCCATGGTATTCACCAACATCTACAACCCCCGGGCCGAAATCCGCAAGATGGACCAGGTGCGGCCCACTCTGGTCAAACACGGCGCCACCCTTGGCGCCAACTGCACCATTGTCTGCGGGATCACAATAGGAAAGTATGCCTTTATCGGCGCCGGAGCCGTGGTCAATAAAGATGTCCTGGATCACGCCCTGGTGGTCGGCAACCCGGCCCGACAGATCGGATGGGTGTGTCTTTGTGGAGAAAGACTGACCGCTGGCCTGACATGCCCTACCTGCAATAGTGAATATCGTGAAACCGGCCATGGCCTGGAAAAGAAATAA